One window of Methanothermobacter tenebrarum genomic DNA carries:
- a CDS encoding Gfo/Idh/MocA family protein, producing the protein MRRVNVGVIGVGAMGYNHARVYHRLKTANLIAVADIMEETLQKVSKKYDARGYLDYENLLKIPEIEAVSICVPTTHHYQVTMDAIEYGKHVLVEKPIAFTLKEAEDMVKSARKKGVKLAIGHVERFNPAVKKAKELIENDVIGDVVSASAKRVGPFPPRIKDVGVTIDLAIHDLDVTHYLFNEPVREIYATMGSILEKCQFEDHAEIMAKFESGITGMLEVNWLTPYKRRKLAITGTDGIINIDYIDQSIDVYGKFAQNVQIEHEEPLKNEIRSFLMSIINDEEPEITGEDGIYALRTALAAIRSAREHRPITLNGDL; encoded by the coding sequence TTGAGAAGGGTAAATGTAGGAGTAATTGGTGTAGGGGCAATGGGTTACAATCATGCAAGAGTTTACCACCGCCTCAAGACAGCCAACCTCATAGCAGTAGCTGATATAATGGAGGAAACACTGCAAAAGGTCTCAAAAAAGTATGATGCCCGCGGTTACCTGGATTATGAGAACCTCCTTAAAATACCGGAGATAGAAGCCGTGAGCATCTGCGTGCCAACAACACACCACTATCAGGTGACCATGGATGCCATCGAATACGGAAAACATGTACTCGTAGAAAAGCCCATCGCATTCACCTTAAAAGAAGCGGAGGATATGGTTAAAAGCGCGCGGAAAAAGGGGGTGAAACTCGCCATAGGACACGTTGAAAGATTCAACCCAGCAGTGAAAAAAGCAAAAGAACTTATAGAAAATGATGTTATCGGTGACGTGGTATCAGCATCAGCAAAGAGGGTTGGACCATTCCCACCGAGGATAAAGGATGTTGGAGTGACGATAGACCTTGCAATCCATGACCTTGATGTGACGCACTACCTCTTCAACGAACCAGTAAGGGAAATCTACGCGACAATGGGGAGCATACTCGAAAAATGCCAATTCGAGGACCATGCAGAGATAATGGCAAAATTTGAAAGTGGCATAACAGGCATGCTAGAGGTTAACTGGTTAACCCCATATAAGAGGAGGAAACTAGCCATAACAGGCACTGATGGGATAATAAACATAGATTACATAGATCAGAGTATAGACGTTTATGGTAAGTTCGCCCAGAATGTTCAAATAGAACATGAAGAACCATTAAAAAACGAGATCAGATCCTTCCTCATGTCAATCATAAATGATGAAGAACCTGAAATAACAGGAGAAGATGGAATATACGCTCTTAGAACAGCCCTTGCAGCTATAAGATCTGCGAGGGAACATCGCCCCATAACATTAAACGGGGACCTATAA
- the hemC gene encoding hydroxymethylbilane synthase has product MRIGTRGSRLALKQTDDIIAKLSRISPTRIEKVIIKTSGDKIKDSQLYKIDRKGIFTRELDNAVLEERVDLAVHSLKDVPTEIDEDLTIAAVPERETPHEVLVSRADWDELPPNSRIGTSSLRREAFCRHYKKEFKLEPLRGNIDTRIRKVMEGKIDATIMAEAGLKRLGLEEKIRRRFPLKYITPPAGQGALAIITRKDNPNLNLIRKLNHYRSQQEVKAEKSVLKELGVGCQWPLGVIARAQNRKLCLYAILLSREGDILSQVTLEGPINKAQELGERVANEMEDYI; this is encoded by the coding sequence TTGCGGATAGGGACAAGGGGAAGTCGCCTCGCACTAAAACAGACAGATGATATAATAGCCAAACTTTCAAGGATAAGCCCAACCAGGATAGAAAAGGTTATAATAAAGACAAGTGGCGATAAAATAAAAGATTCACAATTATATAAAATCGACAGAAAGGGCATATTCACAAGGGAACTAGACAATGCCGTGCTAGAAGAAAGGGTGGATCTTGCAGTCCACAGCCTAAAGGACGTTCCAACAGAAATAGACGAGGACCTGACAATAGCAGCAGTACCAGAAAGGGAAACACCCCACGAAGTATTAGTATCAAGGGCTGACTGGGACGAACTGCCACCTAATTCAAGAATAGGCACCAGCAGCCTCCGAAGAGAAGCCTTCTGCAGACATTACAAGAAAGAATTCAAACTAGAACCCCTACGTGGGAACATAGACACAAGGATAAGAAAGGTCATGGAAGGAAAAATAGACGCGACAATAATGGCAGAAGCCGGACTAAAACGCCTAGGATTAGAAGAGAAGATCAGGAGGAGATTCCCACTCAAATACATAACCCCACCCGCCGGCCAAGGAGCCCTAGCAATTATAACAAGAAAAGACAACCCAAACCTCAACCTAATAAGAAAACTGAACCATTATAGGTCACAACAGGAAGTTAAAGCAGAAAAAAGCGTCCTAAAGGAATTAGGAGTCGGTTGTCAATGGCCCCTTGGTGTGATAGCCCGGGCACAAAATAGAAAACTATGCTTATATGCTATCCTTTTATCAAGAGAAGGGGATATATTATCCCAGGTAACATTGGAGGGTCCCATCAACAAAGCCCAAGAATTGGGTGAAAGAGTCGCGAATGAAATGGAGGACTACATTTGA